A genome region from Blautia coccoides includes the following:
- a CDS encoding family 16 glycosylhydrolase: MKRNKKVSKALSLCMALALTAGNLSPAAVKADTITVDKNILQGLIPTTNADGGIANPEAATDGSKYDSNVEMNNTRIDAGEEIGGDDNGYSQWNQVYLQYDFGDVYSVKAVDLCRNTYDNAVSTFKDVKVELASTEDFSDSVILYGEPDGEDIVETVDTKGDSQYLEPDSAIDARYLRVWGKGHYIENTNSSWKGYSNGVLFTEIEVIASVNQEETDPGEGEEMVDANIMPGLLPTSNTPHQIVTGGSTVPQVQIMNPEAATDGMKSGSEDDSNNTKIIAGDEIGGDDNGYSGWDHVYLQYDFGKARDVKEISLYRNTYANAVSTFKDVKVELSSTEDFAESTVVYDMADYEETTSNKGQPQVITLPEAVSAQYIRIWERGHYIQNTNSSWKGYSNGILFNEIEVIASIPKSEVPAPPPEEEAQNIALGKLPYVRGLTPTNIEAITDGNVDDNYAVHNSTGERWLQFEYKNTYQMKEICFKLEEGTYRSVKISVSSSPTSAGQTVFQQNNWTQGPDMQTVTLDTPVTGRYVRFTVNKDNNSPTKYSEVEIWATGKSYDESKPDYTAPDSKYDTLVWADEFDGDSVDETKWNIVDGMANHAAIYNRDAVSIVKDGDNSYLAINSKNYESKDALIDAVGWDQYGSQVLADKVTWSSGRLESKNKFSFQFGRMAVRAKPNDSKGIWPAIWMLCQDETGHDEIDVLEYLGQDAWSAWTTNHFGILSYNKGSHGIATNNYEAWCQDFHVFEVEWDPQAITFYIDGNQVHKTSTAKDDGRDGMHTRPMFPILETQVGDGWVGDVDYSRQDTKQDSDFLVDWVRVYQTEGQAVTRFDDLNDISGGTNTDYLISAASATDGLMALTDGSEPYEDKDNFYYGGQPRYENSRIAVKENAEDQSLVYKIPGVNDVHLTAYYQTLSDAAVWDGGAGSYKGKSIRTTLKDNASLDFQVYSSPNGKDWTKYENMKIVDNFPEAYPSYARITFDAYGLPEGTNYVKVSFPNYKGVSYSLNSGDIKDVQNTDIQLAKVTFLQEQQEAADKSALDAVITAAEALNPDDYTPESWNLLSEALSAGKSLMDDTSAFPEEIADAAAAIQNAIDSLEAIPEADKTALKALLDKAGKLNENDYTPASWKTLAKATEKGSQVLNDKKASKKDIADAASSIQKAIDDLKKVTKTNTAALKAALDKAAKLKQNDYTASSWKNLSKAVDTGRKVLNDKNATQKEIDRAADGIQKAVSNLKKTAKGTWKHNSKGWWYEYDSGKWPADKWESIDGKWYAFDADGYMRTGWFREGNTWYYLTSSGAMATGWVQVGSSWYYLRDNGAMATGWVSVKGTWYYLTPSGAMATGWIKSGRTWYYLTSSGAMATGWIKPGNDWYYLTSSGAMVTGWAKIDSSWYYFSSSGSMATGWIRLGNDWYYLASSGRMATGWLNLGGSWYYLSSSGSMATGWVKTGGNWYYLSSSGRMATGWVKTDGSWYYLTSSGAMAENTWIGNYYVNSNGAWTRTR, encoded by the coding sequence ATGAAAAGAAACAAGAAAGTCTCCAAAGCCCTGTCACTCTGCATGGCATTGGCATTGACTGCCGGAAACTTATCTCCCGCTGCAGTCAAGGCAGATACCATAACCGTGGATAAAAATATCCTGCAGGGCCTGATCCCCACTACCAACGCTGACGGAGGCATTGCCAATCCGGAAGCAGCCACAGACGGCAGCAAATATGACAGCAATGTGGAAATGAACAACACCCGAATCGACGCAGGCGAAGAAATCGGCGGCGATGACAACGGCTATTCCCAATGGAATCAGGTATACCTCCAGTACGATTTCGGAGATGTCTACAGCGTAAAAGCTGTGGATCTTTGCCGCAACACTTACGACAACGCGGTTTCCACCTTCAAAGATGTAAAGGTGGAGCTTGCCTCCACAGAAGATTTCTCCGACAGCGTCATTCTCTACGGCGAGCCTGACGGAGAAGATATTGTAGAAACCGTAGATACGAAAGGGGATTCCCAGTACCTGGAACCAGATTCTGCAATAGACGCCCGCTATCTGCGCGTCTGGGGAAAAGGCCATTATATAGAAAATACAAACAGTTCCTGGAAAGGTTACAGCAACGGTGTCCTTTTCACAGAAATTGAGGTCATCGCCTCTGTAAACCAGGAAGAAACAGACCCCGGTGAAGGGGAGGAAATGGTAGATGCCAACATTATGCCCGGCCTGCTCCCAACCTCCAACACCCCGCACCAGATCGTAACAGGAGGTTCCACTGTACCGCAGGTACAGATCATGAATCCGGAAGCCGCTACAGACGGTATGAAATCAGGAAGCGAGGACGATTCCAATAATACCAAGATCATTGCAGGCGATGAGATTGGCGGCGATGACAACGGCTATTCCGGATGGGACCACGTCTATCTCCAGTATGACTTTGGCAAGGCCCGGGATGTGAAAGAGATCAGTCTGTACCGGAATACCTACGCCAACGCGGTCTCCACCTTCAAGGATGTAAAAGTGGAACTGTCTTCCACTGAAGATTTTGCAGAGAGCACTGTGGTATACGATATGGCTGACTATGAAGAAACCACCTCCAACAAAGGACAGCCCCAGGTCATCACCCTGCCCGAAGCAGTTTCTGCACAGTACATCAGGATTTGGGAGAGAGGCCATTATATCCAGAACACCAACAGTTCCTGGAAAGGTTACAGCAATGGTATCCTCTTTAACGAGATCGAGGTAATTGCCAGCATTCCCAAATCAGAGGTTCCCGCGCCGCCGCCTGAGGAAGAAGCCCAAAACATTGCCCTTGGCAAGCTCCCATATGTCCGCGGTCTGACACCGACTAACATTGAGGCCATCACTGACGGCAATGTGGACGACAACTACGCAGTACATAACAGCACCGGAGAGCGCTGGCTTCAGTTTGAATACAAAAACACATATCAGATGAAAGAAATCTGCTTCAAGCTTGAGGAGGGCACTTACCGGTCCGTAAAGATCTCCGTATCTTCCTCCCCTACAAGCGCCGGACAGACGGTTTTCCAGCAAAACAACTGGACACAGGGTCCTGACATGCAGACAGTAACCCTGGACACGCCTGTCACGGGCAGATATGTACGTTTTACTGTAAACAAAGACAACAACAGCCCCACAAAATATTCCGAAGTGGAAATCTGGGCCACCGGCAAATCCTACGATGAATCGAAACCGGACTACACCGCGCCGGATTCCAAATATGACACCCTTGTATGGGCAGATGAATTTGACGGTGACAGCGTAGATGAAACTAAGTGGAATATTGTTGACGGCATGGCAAATCATGCAGCCATCTACAACAGAGATGCTGTAAGCATTGTAAAAGACGGAGACAACAGCTATCTGGCCATAAACTCCAAAAATTATGAGTCCAAAGATGCCCTCATTGACGCTGTAGGCTGGGATCAATACGGTTCGCAGGTACTGGCTGACAAAGTCACATGGTCATCCGGCCGCCTGGAATCCAAGAATAAATTTTCCTTCCAGTTCGGACGCATGGCAGTCCGGGCAAAACCCAACGATTCCAAGGGCATCTGGCCTGCCATCTGGATGCTGTGCCAAGATGAGACCGGACATGATGAGATCGACGTTCTGGAATACCTTGGTCAGGATGCATGGTCAGCCTGGACAACCAATCATTTCGGTATTCTTAGTTATAATAAAGGCTCACACGGTATTGCCACCAACAATTACGAGGCATGGTGCCAGGACTTCCATGTATTTGAAGTGGAATGGGATCCTCAGGCTATCACCTTCTACATTGACGGCAATCAGGTTCATAAAACATCCACTGCCAAAGACGACGGAAGAGACGGCATGCACACCCGCCCTATGTTCCCTATCCTGGAAACACAGGTAGGCGACGGCTGGGTCGGTGATGTGGATTACAGCAGACAGGATACAAAACAGGACAGTGATTTCCTGGTTGACTGGGTACGTGTTTACCAGACAGAGGGGCAGGCAGTTACCCGTTTTGACGACTTGAACGACATTTCAGGGGGAACCAACACAGATTATCTGATAAGCGCCGCCTCCGCAACAGACGGTCTTATGGCACTCACAGACGGAAGTGAACCTTATGAGGATAAAGACAACTTCTATTACGGCGGTCAGCCAAGATACGAAAACAGCAGGATCGCGGTAAAGGAAAATGCCGAGGACCAGTCCCTTGTTTACAAGATACCGGGTGTAAATGATGTTCATTTGACAGCCTATTATCAGACACTTAGCGATGCCGCTGTATGGGATGGAGGGGCTGGGTCTTATAAAGGGAAGTCCATAAGAACAACACTGAAAGACAATGCCAGTCTTGACTTCCAGGTATATTCATCTCCAAACGGAAAAGACTGGACCAAATATGAGAACATGAAAATCGTGGATAACTTCCCGGAAGCCTATCCCAGTTATGCCCGCATCACCTTTGACGCTTACGGACTACCGGAAGGTACAAATTATGTAAAAGTCTCCTTCCCCAATTATAAAGGGGTCAGCTACTCCCTGAATTCAGGAGACATTAAAGACGTTCAGAATACAGATATCCAGCTTGCAAAGGTAACCTTCCTTCAGGAACAACAGGAGGCAGCAGACAAATCCGCTCTTGACGCAGTCATCACAGCGGCTGAGGCATTAAACCCTGATGATTATACTCCTGAAAGCTGGAACCTCTTATCTGAAGCCCTGTCTGCCGGCAAATCCCTCATGGATGATACTTCCGCTTTCCCGGAAGAAATCGCAGATGCCGCCGCTGCCATTCAAAATGCCATTGACAGCCTGGAAGCTATACCTGAGGCGGATAAAACTGCTCTGAAAGCACTGCTGGACAAAGCAGGAAAATTAAATGAAAATGATTATACCCCGGCATCCTGGAAGACACTTGCAAAAGCCACAGAAAAAGGCAGCCAGGTTCTGAATGATAAGAAAGCTTCGAAAAAAGACATTGCCGACGCCGCCTCTTCCATTCAGAAGGCCATAGATGATCTCAAAAAAGTAACTAAAACAAACACAGCGGCCTTAAAAGCCGCGCTGGATAAAGCTGCAAAATTAAAACAGAATGACTACACTGCATCTTCCTGGAAGAATCTTTCCAAAGCAGTGGACACAGGCAGAAAAGTATTAAACGACAAGAATGCCACACAGAAAGAGATTGACAGAGCTGCCGACGGCATTCAGAAAGCTGTCTCCAATCTGAAAAAGACGGCAAAAGGCACCTGGAAACATAACTCCAAAGGCTGGTGGTATGAATACGACAGCGGCAAATGGCCCGCAGACAAATGGGAATCCATTGACGGCAAATGGTATGCCTTTGACGCAGACGGATACATGCGTACCGGCTGGTTCCGTGAAGGAAACACCTGGTACTATCTCACGAGCTCAGGAGCCATGGCGACCGGATGGGTACAAGTCGGCAGCAGCTGGTATTACCTCCGGGATAACGGTGCTATGGCGACCGGATGGGTCAGCGTAAAAGGAACATGGTATTATCTCACACCTTCAGGTGCTATGGCTACAGGGTGGATCAAATCAGGCCGGACCTGGTATTATCTTACTTCCTCAGGTGCTATGGCAACCGGATGGATCAAGCCTGGAAATGACTGGTATTATCTCACATCTTCAGGTGCTATGGTCACAGGATGGGCTAAGATAGACAGCAGCTGGTACTATTTCTCATCCTCAGGCAGTATGGCTACCGGATGGATCCGTCTCGGAAATGATTGGTACTATCTTGCATCTTCAGGACGCATGGCTACCGGATGGCTGAACCTTGGCGGCAGTTGGTACTACCTCTCATCCTCAGGCAGTATGGCTACCGGATGGGTTAAAACAGGCGGTAACTGGTATTACCTGTCATCTTCTGGACGCATGGCTACCGGATGGGTTAAAACAGACGGCAGTTGGTACTATCTGACATCTTCAGGCGCTATGGCTGAAAACACATGGATTGGCAATTATTATGTCAACTCAAACGGTGCCTGGACAAGAACCCGATAA
- a CDS encoding AraC family transcriptional regulator encodes MDSGHKDTEVKYTESPKYQCLEFLRKNSVELYLAYCGREICEAGHTYGPATRQEYLLHYVVSGKGTFTANGKTRELGPHDAFLIMPDETTIYRADAAEPWSYVWAAFDGIRAYECLEHAGFSADRRVGHFDEEQALTACVDAMLAAHQLTYANDLVRQSQLALFLADMIREYQTSHAAGQPFGEYHQQEYVDYAVAYIEQNYHKDIKVNDMCSYIGITRSYLTKIFKQVLHVSPYEYLLGVRMNKASLLLQTTALPVKQIAEMVGYKDALVFSKAFKQKIGSSPKAFRDSSGTLVLSDTKNA; translated from the coding sequence ATGGACAGCGGACATAAGGATACCGAGGTAAAATATACAGAGTCCCCCAAATATCAATGTCTGGAATTTCTTAGAAAAAATTCCGTAGAGCTGTATCTGGCTTACTGCGGCAGAGAAATCTGTGAAGCCGGACATACATACGGACCGGCCACACGTCAGGAATATCTTCTGCACTATGTGGTAAGCGGGAAGGGCACATTTACAGCAAATGGAAAAACCAGAGAGCTTGGCCCTCATGACGCGTTTCTTATCATGCCGGACGAGACTACGATATACAGGGCGGATGCCGCAGAACCATGGTCTTATGTCTGGGCTGCCTTTGACGGTATCCGGGCATATGAATGTCTGGAACATGCCGGATTTTCCGCGGACCGCAGGGTGGGGCATTTTGATGAGGAACAGGCTTTGACCGCCTGTGTGGATGCCATGCTGGCCGCACATCAGCTCACCTATGCCAATGACCTGGTACGTCAGAGCCAGCTTGCCCTTTTTCTGGCTGATATGATCCGGGAGTATCAGACTTCACATGCTGCCGGACAGCCTTTTGGTGAATACCATCAGCAGGAATACGTGGATTACGCTGTTGCCTACATTGAACAGAATTATCATAAAGATATCAAGGTCAATGATATGTGCAGTTACATCGGCATTACCCGCAGTTATCTGACAAAGATATTCAAACAGGTTCTTCACGTTTCACCATATGAATATCTGCTGGGTGTCAGGATGAACAAAGCGTCTCTTCTTCTTCAGACCACTGCGCTTCCGGTTAAACAGATCGCGGAAATGGTGGGATATAAGGATGCACTGGTATTTTCCAAAGCCTTTAAGCAAAAAATAGGCAGCAGCCCCAAAGCATTCCGGGATTCCTCAGGCACCCTTGTCCTGTCTGATACAAAAAACGCGTGA
- a CDS encoding D-alanine--D-alanine ligase family protein codes for MNIVVLAGGSSTEREVSIVSGQGICTALRRRNHKAVLVDAYFGKESWGKEMFPQTYDIDAEIKYMQEKSGELEETMKNRKEFFGPNVLEICKAADMVFLALHGSNGEDGKVQSVFDLMGIPYTGSGPLSSGMAMDKGITKMVFEAKGVPTPKGITLQKGKCSSELADYDMDFPVIVKPCCGGSSVGVCIAKNQEEYEAALDESFSYENEAVVEQFVEGREFSVAVVDGKAYPVIEIAPLQGFYDYKNKYEAGSTIETCPAEISESLTKEMQKYAEQGYKALGLQAYGRLDFIMDKDGNMYCLEANTLPGMTPTSLIPQEAKVLGMDYPELCEKLIEVSLKKYK; via the coding sequence ATGAATATAGTTGTTTTAGCAGGCGGCAGCAGTACAGAGAGGGAAGTCTCCATTGTGTCCGGACAGGGCATCTGCACAGCGCTGCGCAGAAGAAATCACAAAGCGGTACTGGTAGACGCGTATTTTGGAAAAGAAAGCTGGGGAAAGGAAATGTTCCCCCAGACCTACGATATAGATGCAGAGATTAAGTATATGCAGGAAAAGAGCGGGGAACTGGAAGAAACCATGAAAAACAGGAAAGAATTCTTCGGTCCCAATGTGCTTGAAATCTGCAAAGCAGCAGATATGGTCTTCCTGGCACTGCACGGCTCAAATGGGGAAGACGGCAAAGTACAGTCCGTATTTGACCTGATGGGAATTCCCTACACAGGTTCCGGTCCACTGAGCAGCGGAATGGCCATGGATAAGGGAATTACGAAAATGGTATTTGAGGCAAAGGGAGTGCCCACTCCAAAAGGAATTACACTGCAGAAGGGAAAATGCAGCAGTGAACTGGCAGACTATGACATGGACTTCCCGGTAATCGTGAAACCGTGCTGCGGAGGCTCCAGTGTAGGTGTCTGTATTGCCAAGAACCAGGAGGAATATGAGGCGGCTCTTGACGAGTCCTTTTCCTATGAAAATGAAGCGGTTGTAGAGCAGTTTGTTGAGGGCCGGGAGTTCTCCGTGGCTGTAGTGGACGGCAAGGCTTATCCGGTCATTGAGATCGCTCCGCTTCAGGGATTTTATGACTATAAGAACAAATATGAGGCAGGTTCCACCATTGAGACCTGTCCGGCAGAGATTTCCGAGTCACTGACCAAGGAAATGCAGAAATACGCAGAGCAGGGCTATAAAGCGTTGGGCCTGCAGGCCTACGGCAGACTGGATTTTATCATGGACAAAGACGGAAACATGTACTGTCTGGAGGCAAACACCCTGCCGGGAATGACCCCCACAAGCCTGATTCCCCAGGAAGCAAAAGTGCTTGGAATGGATTACCCGGAATTGTGTGAGAAGCTCATCGAGGTTTCTCTGAAAAAATATAAATGA
- a CDS encoding UDP-N-acetylmuramoyl-tripeptide--D-alanyl-D-alanine ligase yields MKNLTLENIAKACKGVYVGSEEMKEREVQGIVTDSRKAEEGFLFVPIKGARVDAHDFIDSVMEKGALCTLTEKDLGKKSFPYIKVHSSLQAVKDIAEFYLKQLDIPVVGITGSVGKTSTKEMIAAVLEQKYNVLKTKGNFNNELGVPLTVFGLRPEHEIAVLEMGISDFGEMHRLAKIARPDTCVITNIGLCHLEFLKSRDGILKAKTEIFDFLERDGHVVLNGDDDKLITVKEVNGIQPVFFGVMNRQGIWADEIESRGLKGISCRIHAGQESFQVLVPIPGRHMVYNALAGTAVGLIYGMSLEGIKKGIESLQSLNGRFHIIETEKRTIVDDCYNANPVSMKASLDVLQDALGRRVAILGDMGELGNDEVEMHREVGVYAASRDIDKIICVGELAGDMAEAARLAAPTKDIVHFAEKESLREALPGMIQDGDTILVKASHFMEFEKVVEWLETE; encoded by the coding sequence ATGAAAAATCTTACATTAGAAAATATAGCCAAAGCCTGCAAAGGCGTATATGTTGGCAGCGAGGAAATGAAGGAGCGGGAAGTACAGGGAATCGTTACAGACAGCAGAAAGGCCGAGGAGGGATTCCTGTTTGTTCCTATTAAAGGTGCACGTGTGGATGCCCATGATTTTATTGACAGTGTGATGGAAAAAGGGGCACTGTGTACCCTCACTGAGAAGGACCTCGGAAAAAAAAGCTTTCCTTATATAAAGGTGCATTCTTCTCTTCAGGCAGTAAAGGATATTGCGGAGTTCTATCTGAAGCAGCTTGACATTCCGGTGGTGGGGATCACGGGAAGTGTTGGTAAGACCAGCACCAAGGAAATGATCGCTGCTGTACTGGAACAAAAATATAATGTGCTGAAGACAAAAGGAAACTTCAACAATGAACTGGGAGTTCCGCTGACTGTTTTCGGTCTGCGCCCGGAGCATGAGATCGCAGTTCTGGAAATGGGGATCAGCGACTTTGGAGAAATGCACCGGCTGGCAAAAATTGCCCGGCCGGATACCTGTGTGATCACAAATATCGGTTTGTGTCATTTGGAATTTTTGAAATCCAGAGATGGTATATTAAAGGCAAAGACAGAAATTTTCGACTTCTTGGAGCGCGATGGGCACGTTGTGCTGAACGGGGATGACGATAAGCTGATCACAGTGAAGGAAGTGAATGGGATTCAGCCGGTATTCTTTGGGGTGATGAACCGTCAGGGGATTTGGGCAGATGAGATCGAGAGCAGAGGACTGAAAGGGATTTCCTGCCGTATCCATGCGGGGCAGGAGAGTTTCCAGGTTTTGGTACCCATTCCCGGAAGGCATATGGTATATAATGCGCTGGCCGGCACAGCTGTGGGGCTTATCTATGGCATGAGCCTGGAGGGGATAAAAAAAGGGATTGAGAGCCTGCAGTCTTTGAACGGCCGGTTCCACATTATAGAAACTGAGAAGAGGACCATAGTGGATGACTGCTATAACGCCAACCCGGTCTCCATGAAAGCTTCTCTGGATGTGCTGCAGGATGCACTGGGAAGAAGAGTGGCTATACTGGGTGATATGGGTGAGCTTGGAAACGATGAAGTGGAGATGCACCGGGAAGTTGGTGTATATGCGGCTTCCAGAGATATTGATAAGATCATCTGCGTGGGTGAACTGGCAGGGGATATGGCTGAGGCGGCCAGACTGGCTGCGCCTACAAAAGATATCGTACATTTTGCTGAGAAGGAGAGTCTCAGGGAGGCACTTCCGGGAATGATCCAGGATGGAGATACTATTTTGGTGAAGGCTTCACATTTTATGGAATTTGAGAAAGTAGTGGAGTGGCTGGAGACAGAGTGA
- a CDS encoding tyrosine-type recombinase/integrase produces the protein MPRRGENIRKRKDGRWEARYVKGRDIDGKIHYGYLYGKSYAEVKDKKSKIISENPNVYLYTSRSSLPPQDDRIYTVSIQWKAHIRYTVKESTYSNYEEILDNHILPLLGEMQVKKLTNHTIAGFIQNELEQGMAYGSIHVIISVLKNILRYAQDFGYFPAEPLKFPRIPSSSSDIQIMSSEDYKKLDACLLSNMDSFSFGILLCMYTGIRVGELSGLKWEDVDFDQCRLHIRRTVTRVKNLNMLITDGKKECSRTHLNIGTPKTATSIRTIPLPDRLLALAAPLKKDSRFFVLTGTEKCMEPRTIQRRYAGLLKKCQIPHIKIHALRHQFSCRWIEQGFDTKSLSEILGHTSVKTTLDLYVHIQPDTKRKYMNQLTNL, from the coding sequence ATGCCAAGAAGAGGTGAAAATATTAGAAAAAGAAAAGATGGCCGTTGGGAAGCCAGGTATGTGAAGGGTCGAGATATAGACGGTAAGATCCACTATGGGTATCTCTATGGCAAATCGTACGCTGAAGTAAAGGATAAAAAATCCAAAATCATATCTGAAAATCCAAACGTCTATCTGTACACCAGCCGTTCCTCTCTGCCTCCACAGGATGACCGGATCTATACAGTGAGCATACAGTGGAAAGCACATATCCGCTACACCGTGAAAGAGAGCACATATTCCAACTATGAAGAAATTCTGGATAACCATATACTGCCTCTTCTGGGGGAAATGCAGGTTAAAAAGCTTACGAACCATACCATCGCCGGTTTTATACAAAATGAACTGGAACAGGGAATGGCATACGGGAGTATTCATGTCATCATAAGTGTGCTCAAAAATATTCTCCGGTATGCTCAGGATTTTGGTTATTTCCCGGCTGAGCCTTTAAAATTCCCACGCATCCCATCAAGCAGCAGTGATATACAGATCATGAGCAGTGAGGATTATAAAAAACTGGATGCCTGCCTGCTCAGCAATATGGATTCTTTTTCCTTCGGTATTCTTCTTTGCATGTACACAGGAATCCGTGTGGGAGAGTTGAGCGGGCTTAAATGGGAGGATGTGGATTTTGATCAGTGCAGACTTCACATCCGCCGTACTGTTACGCGTGTAAAAAACCTGAATATGCTCATAACAGATGGAAAAAAAGAGTGTTCCCGCACACACCTGAATATCGGCACACCCAAAACTGCCACGTCTATCCGTACAATCCCTCTTCCTGACAGACTTCTGGCACTTGCAGCACCTCTGAAAAAAGATAGCAGATTTTTTGTCCTCACCGGTACAGAAAAATGTATGGAGCCAAGGACTATACAGCGTAGATACGCAGGCCTGCTGAAAAAGTGCCAGATTCCCCATATAAAGATCCATGCGCTGCGCCATCAATTCTCCTGCCGCTGGATTGAACAGGGCTTTGATACAAAATCCCTTTCTGAAATCCTGGGCCACACTTCTGTAAAGACCACCCTTGATTTATATGTGCATATTCAGCCTGACACAAAACGGAAGTATATGAACCAGCTCACCAATCTGTAA
- a CDS encoding zinc ribbon domain-containing protein produces MKTGYCIKTIKYKLRCSHPEWLTETEKYYRQVLGFYFRLLLEHEEIWELNVLQMQGALERLTIAGRDGRVPERPLPFDRVPVYFRRSAINKASASLKSYTEKYKNSGDDLVYTIPDTIDASVTYFKGMYKDFKENRISLKVWDGNKWNWMDCRLKGQSIPEEGLMLSPTVVFKEKEFWLHVPVKQQTEDARNAKERMKNREHVCSVQFTNTDIFAMCCILDADGKQKAVYSCRGGDAYRSKCKVLLEKIEKSRVYTDKDNAAQPNHKYYLRLKNLSEHYAHQVSREIVDFCVREEARVIVIPSYDKEFSKMVQYRSGMYSPLYLGSRIREFLKYKAWSVGIVVLELSAEGTSSRCFVCGGKIKKNGAMFECENGHQGSRFLNSARNLGVKCLKDFERKRK; encoded by the coding sequence ATGAAAACAGGATACTGCATTAAGACAATTAAATACAAACTTCGCTGTTCCCATCCGGAATGGCTGACAGAAACAGAGAAATATTACAGACAGGTGCTGGGTTTTTATTTTCGGCTGCTTTTGGAACATGAGGAAATCTGGGAGTTAAATGTTTTGCAGATGCAGGGGGCTTTAGAGCGCCTGACAATTGCAGGAAGAGACGGGAGAGTGCCGGAAAGGCCGCTGCCGTTTGACAGAGTTCCGGTCTATTTCAGGCGGTCAGCTATTAATAAGGCGTCCGCCAGTCTGAAGAGCTATACGGAAAAGTATAAAAACTCAGGTGATGATCTGGTCTATACCATACCGGATACTATTGATGCCTCTGTCACCTACTTTAAGGGGATGTATAAGGACTTTAAGGAAAATAGGATTTCCCTGAAGGTGTGGGATGGAAACAAATGGAATTGGATGGACTGCAGGTTAAAAGGGCAGTCAATTCCGGAAGAAGGTCTGATGCTTTCTCCGACTGTGGTTTTTAAGGAGAAGGAGTTCTGGCTTCATGTACCTGTCAAACAGCAGACAGAGGATGCCCGGAACGCAAAAGAGCGTATGAAGAACCGGGAGCATGTATGCAGTGTTCAGTTTACGAACACAGACATTTTTGCCATGTGCTGCATATTGGATGCAGATGGAAAACAAAAGGCAGTGTATTCCTGCAGAGGCGGGGATGCCTACAGGAGCAAATGTAAAGTCCTCCTGGAGAAGATTGAGAAATCCAGAGTTTATACGGACAAAGATAATGCGGCGCAGCCTAACCACAAATATTATTTGCGGTTGAAAAACCTTTCTGAGCATTATGCTCACCAGGTGAGCAGGGAAATCGTGGATTTCTGTGTGAGGGAAGAGGCGAGGGTCATTGTGATTCCGTCCTATGACAAAGAATTTTCAAAGATGGTGCAGTATCGTTCAGGCATGTATTCGCCGCTGTATCTGGGAAGTCGGATAAGAGAATTTCTGAAATACAAAGCATGGAGTGTCGGGATCGTGGTTCTGGAGCTTAGTGCGGAAGGGACAAGCAGTAGGTGCTTTGTCTGCGGTGGGAAGATTAAGAAAAATGGAGCTATGTTTGAGTGTGAGAATGGGCATCAGGGTAGTCGATTTTTGAATAGCGCGAGAAATCTTGGGGTGAAATGTCTGAAGGATTTTGAGAGGAAGAGGAAATAG